Proteins encoded together in one Agromyces sp. 3263 window:
- a CDS encoding aminotransferase class I/II-fold pyridoxal phosphate-dependent enzyme: MDHDLTLEITGRSAADIAASVRALIERGGLQPGDPLPPVRNLAESLGVNRNTAVAAYRQLTSAGMVVTRGRGGTHVADRSAVAQEGFAPDSVLRDVATGNPDPDLIPDPSRALAGMAGRPVLYGEPVIDPGLEQWAHAWMREDLAPSDLRLTITNGAADAVERLLAQALVRDDAVALEDPCFLTSIHTVRVGGYRAVPVPVDDEGMTVAGLQSALEQGVRAVVSTPRAQNPTGASLSESRAADLREVLRAYPYVLVIEDDHFSMLSRTPFRSIIGPDHRRWALVRSVSKFLGPDMCLAVAASDPDTAERLATRLTPGTTWVSHLLQRLVLSLVTDPDVTARVTAAGAHYAARNAAFAARLSALGVPAAAGDGLNLWVPLPVPARDVSEHLMRRGWLVRAGDEFSLADASAVRRLRLTVHDLAAADADRLAGDLAAAVRAAGGRLVAAGME, from the coding sequence ATGGATCATGACCTGACCCTCGAGATCACCGGCCGGTCGGCCGCGGACATCGCCGCGAGCGTCCGCGCGCTCATCGAGCGCGGCGGGCTGCAGCCCGGAGATCCGCTGCCCCCCGTGCGCAACCTCGCCGAGAGCCTGGGCGTCAACCGCAACACCGCGGTCGCGGCGTACCGCCAGCTCACCTCGGCCGGCATGGTCGTCACCCGCGGCCGCGGTGGCACGCACGTCGCCGACCGCTCCGCCGTCGCGCAGGAGGGCTTCGCTCCCGACAGCGTGCTCCGCGACGTGGCGACCGGGAACCCCGACCCCGATCTCATCCCCGACCCGTCCCGCGCCCTCGCCGGCATGGCGGGCCGGCCGGTGCTCTACGGCGAGCCCGTGATCGACCCGGGCCTCGAGCAGTGGGCGCACGCATGGATGCGCGAGGACCTCGCCCCGTCCGACCTCCGGCTCACGATCACGAACGGGGCCGCCGACGCGGTCGAGCGACTGCTCGCCCAGGCGCTCGTGCGCGACGATGCCGTGGCGCTCGAGGATCCCTGCTTCCTGACCAGCATCCACACCGTGCGTGTCGGCGGGTATCGCGCCGTGCCGGTGCCGGTGGACGACGAGGGCATGACCGTGGCCGGGCTCCAGTCCGCGCTCGAGCAGGGCGTGCGCGCCGTGGTCAGCACTCCGCGGGCGCAGAACCCGACCGGGGCCAGCCTGTCGGAATCGCGCGCCGCCGACCTGCGAGAGGTCTTGCGCGCGTACCCGTACGTGCTGGTGATCGAGGACGACCACTTCTCGATGCTGTCGCGAACCCCGTTCCGCTCGATCATCGGCCCAGATCATCGGCGATGGGCGCTCGTGCGGTCGGTGTCGAAGTTCCTCGGACCCGACATGTGCCTCGCCGTCGCGGCATCCGACCCCGACACCGCCGAACGCCTCGCGACGCGCCTCACCCCCGGCACCACGTGGGTGAGCCACCTGCTGCAGCGCCTCGTGCTCTCGCTCGTCACCGACCCCGACGTCACGGCCCGCGTCACGGCCGCCGGCGCGCACTACGCGGCACGCAACGCGGCGTTCGCCGCGCGGCTCAGCGCGCTCGGCGTGCCGGCCGCAGCCGGCGACGGCCTGAACCTCTGGGTCCCACTTCCGGTGCCGGCGCGCGACGTCTCCGAGCACCTCATGCGGCGCGGCTGGCTCGTGCGCGCGGGCGACGAGTTCTCCCTCGCCGACGCGAGCGCGGTGCGCAGGCTCCGGCTCACGGTGCACGACCTCGCCGCCGCCGACGCCGACCGGCTCGCCGGCGACCTGGCCGCGGCCGTTCGCGCAGCGGGCGGGCGACTCGTCGCCGCCGGGATGGAATGA
- the pdxT gene encoding pyridoxal 5'-phosphate synthase glutaminase subunit PdxT, producing MTTTLRSESIGAGEQAPAGPRVGVLALQGDFREHAHVLSRLGARVSLVRRPGELAEIDGLVIPGGESSVMDKLSRSFGLAEPLQAAIGDGMPVYGTCAGLIMLADTVLDAIAGQQSLGGLDVVVRRNAFGSQNQSFETDLDVPALGAEPVHAVFIRGPVVDSVGPGATPLAQLEDGRVVAVEQGNLLGTSFHPEITGEYRFHEYFLGKVRDRAVATAG from the coding sequence GTGACCACCACCCTCCGCAGCGAGTCGATCGGCGCGGGGGAGCAGGCTCCGGCCGGCCCCCGCGTCGGCGTGCTCGCGCTGCAGGGCGACTTCCGAGAGCACGCACACGTGCTCTCGCGGCTCGGCGCGCGCGTCTCGCTGGTGCGCCGGCCGGGTGAGCTCGCCGAGATCGACGGGCTCGTGATCCCCGGCGGCGAGTCGAGCGTCATGGACAAGCTCTCGCGCTCGTTCGGCCTCGCCGAGCCGTTGCAGGCCGCGATCGGCGACGGGATGCCGGTGTACGGCACGTGCGCCGGGTTGATCATGCTCGCCGACACGGTGCTCGACGCGATCGCGGGACAGCAGAGCCTCGGCGGCCTCGACGTGGTGGTGCGGCGCAACGCCTTCGGATCGCAGAACCAGTCGTTCGAGACCGACCTCGACGTCCCGGCGCTCGGCGCCGAACCGGTGCACGCGGTCTTCATCCGCGGACCTGTGGTCGACTCGGTCGGCCCCGGGGCGACGCCGCTCGCCCAGCTCGAGGACGGACGCGTGGTCGCGGTGGAGCAGGGCAACCTGCTCGGCACGAGCTTCCATCCCGAGATCACGGGGGAGTACCGGTTCCACGAGTACTTCCTCGGCAAGGTGCGCGACCGGGCCGTCGCCACCGCGGGCTGA
- the ruvB gene encoding Holliday junction branch migration DNA helicase RuvB — MTDPVLASEAELAFEGALRPRSLAEFVGQTRVRGQLQLLLTAATLQQRTPDHILLAGPPGLGKTTLAMIVAHEGGRPLRMSSGPAIQHAGDLAAILSSLVPGEVLFIDEIHRMARSAEEMLYLAMEDFRIDIMVGKGAGATSVPLDLAPFTLVGATTRAGLLPNPLRDRFGFTAHLEFYDEAELEQVLARAASLLGLAIDREAIAEIAGRCRGTPRIANRLLRRVRDFALVHGGDADVTAVRAALDLYDVDALGLDRLDRAVMMIILTRFGGGPVGLNTLAVSVGEESETIEAVVEPFLVRIGLITRTPRGRVATPSAWRHFGLAPGAPQGAATLPIDDL, encoded by the coding sequence CTGACCGACCCGGTCCTCGCGTCCGAGGCCGAGCTCGCCTTCGAGGGCGCCCTGCGTCCCCGGAGCCTCGCCGAGTTCGTGGGCCAGACGCGCGTGCGGGGCCAGCTCCAGCTCCTCCTGACCGCGGCCACCCTGCAGCAGCGCACGCCCGATCACATCCTGCTCGCCGGGCCTCCGGGGCTCGGCAAGACGACGCTCGCCATGATCGTCGCCCACGAGGGTGGGCGGCCACTGCGCATGTCGAGCGGCCCCGCCATCCAGCACGCCGGCGACCTCGCGGCCATCTTGAGCTCGCTGGTGCCGGGCGAGGTGCTCTTCATCGACGAGATCCACCGCATGGCGCGTTCGGCCGAGGAGATGCTCTACCTCGCCATGGAGGACTTCCGCATCGACATCATGGTCGGCAAGGGAGCCGGTGCCACGTCGGTTCCGCTCGACCTCGCGCCCTTCACGCTCGTCGGTGCGACCACGCGGGCGGGCCTCCTGCCCAACCCGCTGCGCGACCGCTTCGGGTTCACGGCGCACCTGGAGTTCTACGACGAGGCCGAGCTCGAGCAGGTGCTCGCCCGAGCCGCGTCGCTGCTCGGCCTGGCGATCGACCGCGAGGCGATCGCCGAGATCGCGGGCCGGTGCCGCGGCACCCCTCGCATCGCCAACCGCCTGCTGCGCCGCGTCCGCGACTTCGCGCTCGTGCATGGCGGCGACGCGGACGTCACGGCGGTGCGCGCCGCCCTCGACCTCTACGACGTCGACGCACTCGGCCTCGACCGTCTCGACCGCGCGGTCATGATGATCATCCTGACGCGGTTCGGCGGTGGGCCCGTCGGACTCAACACGCTCGCCGTCTCGGTGGGCGAGGAGTCCGAGACGATCGAGGCCGTGGTGGAGCCGTTCCTGGTGCGCATCGGGCTCATCACACGTACGCCGCGCGGCCGGGTCGCGACCCCATCGGCGTGGCGGCATTTCGGGCTGGCACCGGGCGCTCCCCAGGGCGCAGCCACCCTCCCGATCGATGACCTATAA
- a CDS encoding HIT domain-containing protein — MTRAYQADEFDGVPTDAASDLAGVPDAFQRLWTPHRLVYIQHGQQPDEHTCPFCRAPEMSDEQSLIVARGRLAYVLLNLFPYNSGHLLVCPYRHIATYDEATPEEVAEIGELTQIAMRVVKQVSRCDGFNIGMNQGRIAGAGIAEHLHQHIVPRWALDANFFPIIAGTKALPRLLGEVRQEIAEAWPA, encoded by the coding sequence ATGACGCGCGCATACCAGGCCGACGAGTTCGACGGGGTCCCCACGGATGCCGCGTCCGACCTCGCCGGCGTGCCCGACGCGTTCCAGCGGCTCTGGACCCCGCACCGGCTGGTGTACATCCAGCACGGTCAGCAGCCCGACGAGCACACCTGCCCGTTCTGCCGTGCGCCCGAGATGAGCGACGAGCAGTCGCTCATCGTCGCGCGGGGCAGGCTCGCCTACGTCCTGCTCAACCTGTTCCCCTACAACAGCGGGCACCTGCTCGTGTGCCCCTACCGGCACATCGCGACGTACGACGAGGCGACGCCCGAGGAGGTCGCCGAGATCGGCGAGCTGACCCAGATCGCGATGCGGGTCGTGAAGCAGGTGTCACGGTGCGACGGGTTCAACATCGGCATGAACCAGGGGCGCATCGCCGGGGCGGGCATCGCGGAGCACCTGCACCAGCACATCGTGCCGCGCTGGGCACTCGACGCGAACTTCTTCCCGATCATCGCCGGCACGAAGGCCCTGCCTCGACTGCTCGGCGAGGTGCGGCAGGAGATCGCCGAGGCGTGGCCCGCCTGA
- the thrS gene encoding threonine--tRNA ligase yields the protein MRVNGELKDLATTVTDADVVEPVTIDSPDGLAILRHSTAHVLAQAVQAVNPEAKLGIGPPVTDGFYYDFDVAQSFTPEDLKALDKEMARIVRQGQRFMRRVVTDDEARAELADEPYKLELIGLKGHESGTAQFEESENVEVGGAELTIYDNVDPKTGETVWKDLCRGPHLPNTRMIGNGWALSRVAAAYWRGSEKNPQLQRIYGTAWPTKDELRAYQHRLEEAARRDHRKLGAELDLFSFPEEIGSGLPVFHPRGGIIKREMEDYVRRRHIEEGFQYVSTPHITKAHVFELSGHLPYYKDTMFPPMELENSEYYLKAMNCPMQNLIFRSRGRSYRELPLRFFEFGTVYRYEKSGVVQGLTRVRGLTQDDSHSYVTPEQAPAEIQHLLDFVLGLLRDFGLDDFYLELSTRDANSDKFKGSDEQWEVATNVLREVAEASGLELVPDPGGAAFYGPKISVQARDAIGRTWQMSTIQYDFNQPEGFGLEYTAADGTHQQPVMIHSAKFGSIERFFGVLIEHYAGAFPVWLAPVQVVGIPVADEYAEYLGGIVDQLRRAGVRAELDTSDDRMQKKIRTHTTQKVPFQLIAGENDRAGETVSFRFRDGSQENGVAIAEAVSRIRAAIDERRQVLTRDDLFG from the coding sequence ATGCGCGTCAACGGCGAGCTCAAGGACCTCGCCACCACGGTGACGGACGCCGACGTCGTCGAGCCGGTCACGATCGACTCGCCCGACGGCCTCGCGATCCTCCGCCACTCGACCGCCCACGTGCTCGCCCAGGCGGTGCAGGCCGTCAACCCCGAGGCGAAGCTCGGCATCGGACCCCCGGTGACCGACGGCTTCTACTACGACTTCGATGTCGCGCAATCGTTCACGCCCGAGGACCTGAAGGCCCTCGACAAGGAGATGGCGCGCATCGTGCGCCAGGGCCAGCGCTTCATGCGTCGCGTCGTCACCGACGACGAGGCGCGCGCGGAGCTCGCGGACGAGCCCTACAAGCTGGAGCTCATCGGGTTGAAGGGCCACGAGAGCGGCACCGCGCAGTTCGAGGAGAGCGAGAACGTCGAGGTCGGCGGCGCCGAGCTCACGATCTACGACAACGTCGATCCCAAGACCGGCGAGACCGTCTGGAAGGACCTGTGCCGCGGCCCCCACCTGCCGAACACGCGCATGATCGGCAACGGCTGGGCGCTCTCACGCGTGGCGGCGGCCTACTGGCGGGGCTCGGAGAAGAACCCGCAACTGCAGCGCATCTACGGCACGGCCTGGCCCACGAAGGACGAGCTGCGCGCGTACCAGCACCGCCTCGAGGAGGCCGCGCGACGCGACCACCGCAAGCTCGGCGCCGAGCTCGACCTGTTCTCGTTCCCCGAGGAGATCGGCAGCGGATTGCCGGTCTTCCACCCCCGGGGCGGCATCATCAAGCGCGAGATGGAGGACTACGTCCGCCGCCGCCACATCGAGGAGGGCTTCCAGTACGTGTCGACCCCGCACATCACGAAGGCGCACGTCTTCGAGCTGTCGGGTCACCTGCCGTACTACAAGGACACCATGTTCCCGCCGATGGAGCTCGAGAACAGCGAGTACTACCTCAAGGCGATGAACTGCCCCATGCAGAACCTCATCTTCCGGTCGCGAGGCCGGTCCTACCGCGAGCTGCCGCTGCGCTTCTTCGAGTTCGGCACCGTCTACCGATACGAGAAGTCGGGCGTCGTCCAGGGGCTCACCCGGGTGCGCGGGCTCACCCAGGACGACTCGCACAGCTACGTCACCCCGGAGCAGGCCCCCGCCGAGATCCAGCACCTGCTCGACTTCGTGCTCGGGCTCCTTCGCGACTTCGGTCTCGACGACTTCTACCTCGAGCTGTCCACCCGCGATGCGAACTCGGACAAGTTCAAGGGCAGCGACGAGCAGTGGGAGGTCGCTACGAACGTGCTCCGCGAGGTCGCCGAGGCGTCCGGCCTCGAGCTCGTGCCCGACCCCGGGGGCGCCGCGTTCTACGGCCCCAAGATCTCGGTCCAGGCGCGCGACGCGATCGGCCGCACGTGGCAGATGTCGACCATCCAGTACGACTTCAACCAGCCCGAGGGCTTCGGGCTCGAGTACACCGCCGCCGACGGCACCCACCAGCAGCCGGTCATGATCCACTCGGCGAAGTTCGGCTCCATCGAGCGGTTCTTCGGCGTGCTGATCGAGCACTACGCGGGTGCCTTCCCGGTCTGGCTCGCGCCGGTGCAGGTCGTCGGCATCCCCGTCGCCGACGAGTACGCCGAGTACCTCGGCGGCATCGTCGACCAGCTCCGGCGCGCCGGCGTGCGAGCCGAGCTCGACACGAGCGACGACCGGATGCAGAAGAAGATCCGCACGCACACGACGCAGAAGGTACCGTTCCAGCTCATCGCCGGCGAGAACGACCGGGCCGGCGAGACGGTGAGCTTCCGCTTCCGCGATGGCTCCCAGGAGAACGGCGTGGCCATCGCCGAGGCCGTCTCCCGCATTCGCGCGGCGATCGACGAGCGCCGGCAGGTGCTCACGAGGGACGACCTGTTCGGATGA
- the ruvC gene encoding crossover junction endodeoxyribonuclease RuvC, which produces MRVLGIDPGLTRCGVGVVDVEPNRTARLVDVVVLRSPADLDTPRRLARIADGLEAILEEHRPQAVALERVFARSDVSTIMGTAQISGVAMLIAARRALPVALHTPSEVKAAITGYGRADKAQVGAMVARILGLDEVPKPADAADALALAICHAWRTGGVAGAAVLDAAAPPAPGTTLTPAQRAWIAAERSAAVSGAARRVKE; this is translated from the coding sequence GTGCGCGTGCTGGGCATCGACCCGGGCCTCACGCGCTGCGGCGTGGGCGTGGTCGACGTCGAGCCCAACCGCACCGCACGACTCGTCGACGTGGTCGTGCTGCGTTCGCCGGCCGACCTCGACACCCCGAGGCGCCTCGCCCGCATCGCCGACGGCCTCGAGGCGATCCTCGAGGAGCACCGGCCGCAGGCCGTCGCGCTCGAGCGCGTGTTCGCACGCAGCGACGTGTCGACGATCATGGGCACCGCGCAGATCTCCGGCGTGGCGATGCTGATCGCGGCCCGGCGGGCGTTGCCCGTGGCGCTGCACACGCCGAGCGAGGTCAAGGCCGCCATCACGGGCTACGGCCGCGCCGACAAGGCGCAGGTCGGCGCCATGGTGGCCCGCATCCTCGGACTCGACGAGGTCCCGAAGCCGGCGGATGCCGCGGACGCGCTGGCCCTCGCGATCTGCCACGCCTGGCGCACCGGTGGAGTCGCGGGCGCGGCCGTGCTGGACGCCGCCGCGCCGCCCGCTCCGGGCACGACGCTCACTCCGGCCCAGCGGGCATGGATCGCCGCCGAGCGTTCCGCCGCGGTGTCGGGGGCGGCCCGTAGGGTGAAGGAGTGA
- the yajC gene encoding preprotein translocase subunit YajC — protein sequence MTFDPFTIIMLAVLAVLIFFMFRNSRKRQADARELQSKVTAGAKVMTNFGVYGTILSIDEDENQVLLETSPGTVLTVHRQTIARVVEPAAVAPVTEVGGSGLEGQPEFGERVDDVTTDETPDTKKSDD from the coding sequence ATGACGTTCGATCCGTTCACTATCATCATGCTCGCCGTCCTGGCGGTGCTGATCTTCTTCATGTTCCGCAACTCGCGCAAGCGGCAGGCCGATGCGCGGGAGCTGCAGTCGAAGGTCACGGCGGGCGCGAAGGTGATGACCAACTTCGGCGTCTACGGCACCATCCTCTCGATCGACGAAGACGAGAACCAGGTCCTCCTCGAGACCTCGCCCGGCACCGTGCTGACCGTCCACCGCCAGACGATCGCCCGCGTCGTCGAGCCGGCAGCGGTCGCTCCCGTCACCGAGGTCGGCGGCTCCGGACTCGAGGGCCAGCCGGAGTTCGGTGAGCGCGTCGACGACGTGACCACCGACGAGACGCCCGACACCAAGAAGTCGGACGACTAA
- a CDS encoding DUF1697 domain-containing protein has protein sequence MTHYIALLRGVNVGGITVKSAELRDLFAELGFEGVRTVLASGNVVFEAPSRDARAAVKSRIEQGLRDRFGYDAWIVLITRAELERAIDAFPFDADDAKRQPWVIFAAEPAVAAELMAFADQADPDVDPLAAGDGVVYWNPVKGTTVDTPFAKLLSKATYKPVTTNRNLRTLRKILG, from the coding sequence ATGACCCACTACATCGCCCTGCTCCGAGGCGTGAACGTCGGCGGCATCACGGTGAAGTCCGCCGAGCTGCGCGACCTCTTCGCCGAGCTCGGGTTCGAGGGCGTGCGGACCGTGCTCGCAAGCGGGAACGTCGTCTTCGAGGCGCCATCGCGCGACGCCCGAGCCGCGGTGAAGTCGCGCATCGAGCAGGGGCTGCGCGACCGGTTCGGCTATGACGCGTGGATCGTGCTGATCACCCGGGCCGAGCTCGAGCGCGCCATCGACGCGTTCCCCTTCGACGCCGACGATGCGAAGCGCCAGCCATGGGTGATCTTCGCCGCCGAACCAGCCGTCGCCGCCGAGCTCATGGCCTTCGCCGACCAGGCGGATCCCGACGTCGACCCCCTCGCCGCGGGCGACGGCGTCGTCTACTGGAACCCGGTCAAGGGCACCACCGTCGACACCCCGTTCGCCAAGCTGCTGTCGAAGGCGACGTACAAGCCCGTCACGACGAACCGCAACCTTCGCACGCTCCGCAAGATCCTCGGCTGA
- the pdxS gene encoding pyridoxal 5'-phosphate synthase lyase subunit PdxS: MSTVETGSSRVKRGLAEMLKGGVIMDVVTPEQARIAEDAGAVAVMALERVPADIRAQGGVARMSDPDLIEAIIAEVSIPVMAKARIGHFVEAQVLQALDVDYIDESEVLSPADYVNHIDKWAFNTPFVCGATNLGEALRRINEGAAMIRSKGEAGTGDVSEATKHIRKITSEINQLKSMTRDELYVAAKDLQAPYELVAEIAETGKLPVVLFTAGGVATPADAAMMMQLGADGVFVGSGIFKSGNPEARAAAVVKATTFYDDPAVIADVSRGLGEAMVGINVGDLAAPHRLAERGW; this comes from the coding sequence ATGAGCACTGTCGAGACCGGCTCCAGCCGCGTGAAGCGCGGCCTCGCCGAGATGCTGAAGGGCGGCGTCATCATGGACGTCGTCACGCCCGAGCAGGCGCGCATCGCCGAGGATGCCGGCGCCGTCGCCGTCATGGCGCTCGAGCGCGTCCCCGCGGACATCCGCGCCCAGGGCGGCGTCGCCCGCATGAGCGACCCCGACCTCATCGAGGCGATCATCGCCGAGGTCTCGATCCCCGTCATGGCGAAGGCCCGCATCGGCCACTTCGTCGAGGCGCAGGTGCTCCAGGCGCTCGACGTCGACTACATCGACGAGTCCGAGGTGCTCTCACCGGCCGACTACGTGAACCACATCGACAAGTGGGCGTTCAACACGCCCTTCGTCTGCGGTGCCACCAACCTCGGCGAGGCGCTCCGGCGCATCAACGAGGGCGCGGCCATGATCCGCTCGAAGGGCGAGGCCGGCACGGGCGACGTCTCCGAGGCGACCAAGCACATCCGCAAGATCACCTCCGAGATCAACCAGCTGAAGTCGATGACGCGCGACGAGCTCTACGTCGCGGCCAAGGACCTCCAGGCGCCGTACGAGCTCGTGGCCGAGATCGCCGAGACCGGCAAGCTCCCCGTGGTGCTCTTCACCGCGGGCGGCGTCGCCACCCCGGCCGACGCGGCCATGATGATGCAGCTCGGCGCCGACGGCGTGTTCGTCGGCTCCGGCATCTTCAAGTCGGGCAACCCCGAGGCCCGCGCCGCGGCCGTCGTCAAGGCGACGACGTTCTACGACGACCCCGCCGTGATCGCCGACGTGTCGCGCGGCCTCGGCGAGGCCATGGTCGGCATCAACGTCGGCGACCTCGCCGCCCCGCACCGCCTCGCCGAGCGCGGCTGGTGA
- a CDS encoding YebC/PmpR family DNA-binding transcriptional regulator produces the protein MSGHSKWATTKHKKAVIDQRRAKSFAKLIKNIEVAAKMGGADLSGNPTLVDAVQKAKKTSVPNDNIDRAIKRGAGLTGESIEYTTIMYEGYGPNGVALLIECLTDNKNRAAAEVRTLMSRNGGTMADPGSVAYNFARKGVIVVPSEGTTEDDVLAAVLDAGAEEVNDEGDTFEVITEASDMVAARTALQEAGIDYDSADAAFVPNLKVEVDADTARKVFRLIDALEDSDDVQNIYSNFDLSAEVQAELEAED, from the coding sequence ATGTCCGGGCATTCCAAGTGGGCGACGACCAAGCACAAGAAGGCCGTCATCGACCAGCGACGGGCGAAGTCGTTCGCCAAGCTCATCAAGAACATCGAGGTCGCGGCCAAGATGGGCGGTGCCGACCTCTCGGGCAACCCGACGCTGGTCGACGCCGTGCAGAAGGCGAAGAAGACGTCGGTGCCCAACGACAACATCGATCGCGCCATCAAGCGCGGCGCTGGGCTCACCGGTGAGTCGATCGAGTACACGACGATCATGTACGAGGGCTACGGCCCCAACGGGGTGGCCCTGCTCATCGAGTGCCTCACCGACAACAAGAACCGCGCGGCCGCCGAGGTGCGCACGCTCATGAGCCGCAACGGCGGCACCATGGCCGACCCGGGCAGCGTCGCCTACAACTTCGCGCGCAAGGGCGTGATCGTCGTCCCCTCCGAGGGCACCACCGAGGACGACGTCCTCGCCGCGGTGCTCGACGCCGGCGCCGAGGAGGTCAACGACGAGGGCGACACCTTCGAGGTGATCACCGAGGCGTCCGACATGGTCGCGGCCCGCACCGCCCTCCAGGAGGCCGGCATCGACTACGACTCGGCGGATGCCGCGTTCGTGCCGAACCTCAAGGTCGAGGTCGACGCCGACACGGCGCGCAAGGTGTTCCGGCTCATCGACGCGCTGGAGGACAGCGACGACGTGCAGAACATCTACAGCAACTTCGACCTCTCGGCCGAGGTGCAGGCCGAGCTCGAAGCCGAGGACTAG
- the pdxY gene encoding pyridoxal kinase PdxY — protein sequence MKVLSIQSAVAYGHVGNSAAVFPLQRIGVEVMPVYTVNFSNHTGYGAWRGPLISPEDVREVIAGIEDRGAFPGIDVILSGYQGSEGIADVILDAVARIKAANPAAVYSCDPVMGNAKSGCFVAPAIPVLLRERVVPAADLITPNQFELGYLTGTEPGSLDSTLDSVDLARASGPRTVLVTSVERPDREEGTIEMLAVDDHGAWIVQTPLLPLKANGSGDVTAALFTAHYRRTGDAADALARTASSVFDLLENTHESGERELRLVESQEAYAHPRMQFEARRVR from the coding sequence GTGAAGGTCCTCTCGATCCAGTCCGCCGTCGCCTACGGCCACGTCGGCAACTCCGCGGCCGTGTTCCCCCTGCAGCGCATCGGCGTCGAGGTCATGCCGGTCTACACCGTGAACTTCTCGAACCACACGGGCTACGGCGCCTGGCGCGGCCCGCTCATCAGTCCCGAGGACGTGCGCGAGGTCATCGCCGGCATCGAGGACCGCGGGGCGTTCCCCGGGATCGACGTGATCCTGTCGGGCTACCAGGGCTCGGAGGGCATCGCCGACGTCATCCTCGACGCGGTCGCGCGCATCAAGGCGGCCAACCCGGCGGCCGTCTACTCGTGCGATCCGGTGATGGGCAATGCGAAGAGCGGATGCTTCGTCGCGCCCGCGATCCCCGTGCTGCTGCGCGAACGCGTGGTGCCCGCCGCCGACCTCATCACGCCGAACCAGTTCGAGCTGGGTTACCTCACCGGCACCGAGCCCGGATCGCTCGACTCCACGCTGGATTCCGTCGACCTGGCGCGGGCGTCGGGCCCGCGCACGGTGCTCGTGACCAGCGTGGAGCGGCCCGATCGCGAGGAGGGCACCATCGAGATGCTCGCCGTCGACGACCACGGCGCCTGGATCGTGCAGACTCCCCTGCTGCCGCTGAAGGCGAACGGCTCGGGCGACGTGACGGCGGCGCTCTTCACCGCGCACTATCGACGCACCGGCGACGCGGCGGACGCACTCGCGCGCACCGCGTCGAGCGTGTTCGACCTGCTCGAGAACACTCACGAGTCGGGCGAGCGCGAGCTCCGGCTCGTCGAGTCGCAGGAGGCCTACGCCCACCCTCGGATGCAGTTCGAGGCCCGACGGGTGCGCTGA
- the ruvA gene encoding Holliday junction branch migration protein RuvA, translated as MISSLRGPVLTAAGSSVVIEVGGVGFHVNTTPAFALACREGHEASVHTSLVVREDALTLFGFASRDELDVFELLLGVTGVGPKSALGVLSALSPDQVAAAVQGDDDAVFRKVSGIGPKTAKLITLSLAGKLVARPSGPSAAPVVTGGVAESVLAALTGLGWSERVAAEAVDETMATASEAEAGSVPSVLRLTLARLGPAQHAGRAR; from the coding sequence GTGATCTCCTCTCTCCGCGGCCCCGTCCTGACGGCGGCCGGCAGTTCGGTCGTGATCGAGGTCGGCGGGGTCGGATTCCACGTCAACACGACGCCCGCGTTCGCCCTCGCCTGCCGCGAGGGGCATGAGGCCTCGGTGCACACGAGCCTCGTGGTGCGGGAGGACGCGCTGACCCTCTTCGGGTTCGCCTCCCGCGACGAACTCGACGTGTTCGAGCTGCTGCTCGGTGTCACGGGCGTCGGCCCGAAGTCGGCCCTCGGCGTGCTCTCCGCCCTCTCACCCGACCAGGTGGCCGCGGCGGTGCAGGGCGACGACGACGCCGTCTTCCGCAAGGTCAGCGGCATCGGCCCGAAGACGGCGAAGCTCATCACGCTCTCCCTCGCCGGCAAGCTCGTGGCACGGCCCTCCGGGCCTTCCGCGGCGCCCGTCGTCACCGGCGGGGTCGCCGAGAGCGTGCTCGCCGCGCTGACCGGGCTCGGCTGGTCCGAGCGGGTCGCCGCCGAGGCGGTCGACGAGACGATGGCCACGGCATCCGAGGCCGAGGCCGGCTCCGTCCCGTCCGTGCTCCGCCTCACCCTCGCTCGGCTCGGCCCGGCGCAGCACGCGGGACGGGCGCGGTGA